A single region of the Vicia villosa cultivar HV-30 ecotype Madison, WI linkage group LG4, Vvil1.0, whole genome shotgun sequence genome encodes:
- the LOC131596807 gene encoding uncharacterized protein LOC131596807, producing MTNPTLVLRPSETQTVRLRIHHRGRLVQHPVKLYVGGVASEMNWDWDVDLMSYMEIEKMIKNEGYCNIRCLWYWNPKYAFSRGLRPLNDDKDVLKFMEDIRGYKLIDVYVEHKVEEVNIEDVRFEEVNVEEAIVEDENVEEANGEDENVEDVNVEGVNREDSETDPDYEECEDDEDGEESEESEDEELNLGHDVGVNWTTVLPNTSTEQPSRLVVNSDNECCDSDELHTPLGSDVEDGMERFPSFKQTTKFEIGMMFKDKMQIKDAVKDYAMESNKNVVIKKNDKKRVVVKCMVGCPFYIRFSLRTTNQFWQLVSFTNLHNCHRTPRNRQATTVWLAKKFVNTLRHTPEMKTKGLIAEAVEKWGVKLSVDQAYRAKKKAIELIQGAGREQFIHLRSYAEELLKSNPNSTVKIQCDDSACGPVFERIYVCLEACKSAFATTCRPLIGLDACFLKGDFGGQLVGAVGKDGNNKMIPIAYAVVEAETKDSWQWFLKLLLEDLRSIQKNAYGFISDQQKGLVPAILETSQHVEHRLCVKHLYGNWRKKYPGIHMKEVLWRAARATTLPAWERAMNQMKEFNAKAWKDMMDVPASCWSRSHFKTDSQCDLQVNNMCEAFNREILEYRDKPIITLLEGIKHYITVRISTQKEKLSRYKGAISPNIQQILEKTKREAERWTATWHSDDDFAIFGVSNSVETYIVNLLQKTCACRKWDLTGIPCCHAIACIRFNKKEPEDYVSSFYRKSTVMATYSHIIMPTNGPQLWPTNVTQPINPPVMRRSIGRPKKNRNKANDEPRNRKTLPRSLQTFKCKKCGSFGHNKRTCKGKRAAERAIPKGGNKKAKKNRKQRG from the exons ATGACAAATCCAACTTTGGTTTTGAG GCCAAGTGAAACACAAACTGTAAGACTTAGAATACATCATAGGGGACGTTTGGTGCAACATCCAGTAAAGTTGTATGTTGGAGGGGTTGCAAGTGAAATGAATTGGGACTGGGATGTGGACTTAATGTCCTATATGGAGATTGAAAAGATGATTAAAAATGAAGGGTATTGTAATATTCGGTGTTTATGGTATTGGAATCCTAAGTATGCCTTTTCTCGTGGACTTCGGCCTTTGAATGATGACAAAGATGTGTTAAAGTTCATGGAAGATATTAGAGGATATAAATTGATCGACGTTTATGTTGAACACAAAGTCGAAGAAGTTAATATTGAGGATGTTAGGTTTGAAGAAGTAAATGTTGAAGAAGCGattgttgaagatgaaaatgTTGAAGAAGCAAATGGTGAAGATGAAAATGTCGAGGATGTCAATGTTGAAGGTGTCAATAGGGAGGACAGTGAAACAGATCCTGATTATGAGGAGtgtgaggatgatgaggatgGTGAGGAAAGTGAGGAAAGTGAGGATGAGGAGTTGAACTTAGGTCATGATGTCGGTGTTAATTGGACCACGGTTCTCCCTAACACTTCAACTGAGCAACCCTCAAGATTGGTTGTTAATTCTGATAATGAATGTTGTGATTCAGATGAGCTACATACACCACTTGGAAGTGATGTTGAAGATGGCATGGAAAGGTTTCCATCTTTTAAACAAACTACGAAGTTTGAAATTGGGATGATGTTCAAGGATAAGATGCAAATCAAAGATGCCGTAAAAGATTATGCAATGGAGTCTAATAAGAATGTTGTGATCAAGAAAAATGACAAGAAGAGAGTGGTTGTAAAGTGTATGGTAGGTTGTCCCTTTTATATAAGGTTTAGCCTTAGAACAACCAACCAATTTTGGCAACTTGTTAGCTTCACTAATCTACATAATTGTCATAGGACACCAAGGAATAGACAAGCGACGACCGTTTGGTTAGCTAAAAAATTTGTGAATACATTAAGACACACTCCTGAAATGAAGACTAAAGGGTTGATTGCAGAAGCAGTGGAAAAGTGGGGGGTGAAGTTGTCAGTAGATCAAGCATATAGAGCCAAGAAAAAAGCGATAGAGTTAATTCAAGGAGCTGGTCGTGAACAATTCATCCACCTTAGAAGTTATGCTGAGGAATTATTGAAGTCAAATCCAAACTCTACAGTTAAAATTCAGTGCGATGATTCAGCTTGTGGTCCTGTGTTTGAAAGAATATATGTATGCTTAGAAGCATGCAAGTCAGCTTTTGCAACCACTTGCAGGCCTCTAATTGGTTTGGATGCATGTTTTCTGAAAGGGGACTTCGGAGGTCAGTTGGTAGGGGCCGTTGGTAAGGATGGAAATAACAAGATGATACCAATAGCTTATGCAGTTGTGGAAGCTGAAACAAAGGATTCATGGCAATGGTTTCTTAAGTTATTACTCGAAGACTTACGGTCCATTCAAAAAAATGCTTATGGATTTATAtcagaccaacaaaag GGTTTGGTTCCAGCAATTCTTGAAACAAGCCAACATGTTGAGCATAGATTGTGTGTTAAACACTTATATGGTAATTGGAGGAAGAAGTACCCTGGAATTCATATGAAAGAAGTGTTATGGAGGGCGGCTAGGGCCACAACATTACCGGCATGGGAAAGAGCAATGAATCAGATGAAAGAGTTTAATGCCAAGGCTTGGAAAGACATGATGGATGTACCTGCTTCATGTTGGAGTAGATCTCATTTCAAGACAGACTCACAGTGCGATTTACAAGTCAATAATATGTGTGAGGCTTTTAACCGAGAAATATTGGAGTATAGAGACAAGCCAATAATTACATTGCTTGAAGGAATCAAACACTACATAACGGTTAGAATTTCTACTCAAAAGGAGAAACTATCCAGGTACAAAGGTGCTATAAGTCCTAATATCCAACAAATATTGGAAAAAACAAAGAGGGAAGCAGAACGGTGGACTGCCACTTGGCATTCGGATGATGACTTTGCTATTTTTGGTGTTTCAAATAGTGTTGAGACATATATTGTAAACTTGCTGCAGAAGACATGTGCTTGTAGGAAGTGGGATTTAACCGGAATACCATGTTGTCATGCTATCGCATGCATACGGTTTAACAAAAAGGAGCCCGAAGATTATGTTTCATCATTCTACAG GAAGTCTACCGTGATGGCTACTTATAGCCATATCATTATGCCAACCAATGGTCCACAACTATGGCCGACAAATGTTACTCAACCAATCAACCCTCCAGTCATGAGAAGATCTATTGGTCGCCCAAAGAAGAATCGTAACAAGGCAAATGATGAGCCGAGGAATAGAAAAACATTACCTAGAAGTCTTCAAACTTTCAAGTGCAAGAAATGTGGGAGTTTTGGGCATAACAAGCGAACATGTAAAGGCAAGAGAGCTGCAGAGAGAGCAATTCCTAAGGGTGGAaacaaaaaggcaaaaaaaaaccGAAAACAACGGGGCTGA
- the LOC131596806 gene encoding uncharacterized protein At4g04775-like has protein sequence MSESKFSYASTNSFSSRRKVNRCWCDLESPLMTSWSYANPGRRFYGCGNFRVMRKKGCNHFEWFDEEMSNRAKDVIRSLKDKNDELVNLMSDTRKNEELLKMKTRDEELLKKKIKVMGYFLGLVLVFVLLVVFALVVLK, from the coding sequence ATGTCAGAATCAAAGTTCTCTTATGCTTCAACAAATTCGTTCagttcaagaagaaaagtgaatagGTGTTGGTGTGACCTTGAGTCACCATTGATGACTTCTTGGAGTTATGCTAATCCAGGAAGGAGGTTTTATGGATGTGGTAATTTTAGAGTGATGAGGAAAAAAGGATGTAATCATTTTGAATGGTTTGATGAAGAAATGAGCAATCGTGCTAAGGATGTGATTAGATCTTTAAAAGATAAGAAtgatgaacttgtgaatttaatGAGTGACACAAGGAAAAATGAAGAGCTTTTGAAGATGAAGACAAGAGATGAAGAgctgttgaagaagaagataaaagtcatgGGCTATTTTCTGGGTTTGGTTCTTGTGTTTGTATTGTTAGTTGTGTTTGCACTAGTTGTATTAAAGTGA
- the LOC131598865 gene encoding early nodulin-like protein 17, whose product MEGIKRRLFTSSISPTMVFLSLAFAILLMLPMASASRILVGGSKGWNTNFNYTTWAKDKHFYNGDWLFFVYDRNQMNVLEVNKTDYETCNSDHPLHNWTTGAGRDVVPLNVTRHYYFISGKGFCFGGMKIAVHVEKLPPPPKASPIKSFAPTLKGHSILLMPIVFAIGAAWDSFIYLW is encoded by the exons ATGGAGGGCATCAAAAGAAGACTCTTTACTTCATCAATTTCACCAACAATGGTGTTTCTCTCTCTAGCTTTTGCTATTCTTCTCATGCTACCAATGGCATCAGCTTCAAGGATTTTGGTCGGTGGAAGCAAGGGTTGGAACACAAATTTCAACTACACTACTTGGGCTAAGGACAAGCATTTCTACAATGGTGATTGGCTTT tTTTTGTGTATGATAGGAACCAAATGAATGTACTAGAAGTAAACAAAACAGACTATGAAACATGCAACTCAGATCATCCACTTCACAACTGGACAACTGGAGCTGGAAGAGATGTTGTTCCATTGAATGTGACAAGACATTACTATTTCATAAGTGGCAAAGGTTTTTGTTTTGGTGGAATGAAGATAGCTGTTCATGTTGAAAAACTACCTCCACCACCAAAGGCTTCACCTATAAAATCTTTTGCACCAACTCTTAAAGGCCATAGTATCCTTCTCATGCCTATTGTTTTTGCCATTGGAGCAGCTTGGGATTCATTCATTTATTTATGGTAA
- the LOC131598866 gene encoding chorismate mutase 1, chloroplastic-like encodes MESKLLLKPTTFCKPSTPFSPFHLTTRGSCFSFNPISYSPQKSNLSLKVQAASVGSVPTKKRIDGSENLTLDHIRHSLIRQEDSIIFSLLERAQYCYNKETYDSDAFSMDGFHGSLVEYMVKETEKLHGMVGRYNSPDEHPFFPDVLPEPFLPPLQYPQVLHPIAESININDNVWSVYFKVLIPQLVKEGDDANYGSSAVCDVMCLQALSKRIHYGKFVAEAKFQANPDSYEAAIIAQDKDKLMKMLTYPEVEEDIKKRVEMKAKTFGQEVIINTEEQKTEPEYKINPSLVADLYSDWIMPLTKQVQVAYLLRRLD; translated from the exons ATGGAGTCTAAGCTTCTTCTCAAACCTACTACCTTTTGCAAACCTTCAACACCCTTTTCTCCTTTTCACCTAACAACTCGAGGGTCTTGCTTTTCATTCAACCCCATTTCATATTCTCCCCAAAAATCCAATCTTTCTCTTAAGGTTCAAGCTGCTTCTGTTGG ATCGGTGCCGACAAAGAAAAGGATTGATGGGAGTGAAAATTTGACCCTTGATCATATAAGACATTCTTTGATTCGTCAAGAAGATAGCATTATCTTTTCCCTCTTGGAGCGAGCACAATACTGCTACAACAAAGAAACTTATGATTCTGATGCTTTCTCCATGGATGGATTTCATGGCTCTTTGGTAGAATACATGGTCAAGGAAACTGAGAAACTTCATGGCATG GTCGGGAGGTACAACAGTCCTGATGAACATCCGTTCTTTCCCGATGTTCTACCTGAACCGTTTCTACCTCCTTTGCAATACCCTCAG GTGTTGCACCCTATTGCGGAATCGATAAATATAAATGATAACGTCTGGAGTGTATACTTCAAAGTCCTTATCCCACAATTAGTCAAGGAAGGAGATGATGCTAATTATGGATCCTCCGCTGTTTGTGATGTAATGTGCTTGCAG GCTCTTTCAAAGAGAATCCATTATGGAAAGTTTGTAGCCGAGGCGAAATTTCAAGCTAATCCAGATTCATATGAAGCTGCTATTATAGCACAG GACAAGGACAAATTGATGAAAATGCTAACCTATCCTGAAGTTGAAGAAGATATTAAAAAGAGAGTAGAGATGAAAGCCAAGACTTTTGGACAAGAAGTGATTATAAATACAGAAGAACAAAAGACTGAGCCTGAGTACAAAATTAATCCAAGCTTGGTTGCTGATTTATATAGTGATTGGATCATGCCGTTGACAAAACAAGTTCAAGTTGCATATTTATTAAGGAGGCTCGATTGA